Proteins encoded by one window of Polaribacter haliotis:
- a CDS encoding glycoside hydrolase family 2 TIM barrel-domain containing protein: protein MMKKILLIPIVLFVLISCNKEVKSDVVTVSGRKIMVNNQPYLIKGICYHPVPKGSDKRDFGNLTQDLSLMKEAGINTIRVYEPIEEVAVLDEINKAEIKVIIGFGYNQGGKNDILSGTFINYVNKFKNHNAILMWELGNEYNYHPEWFEGDIKNWYTAMNAASEIIHENDKNHPTTTAHGDLPDALALSMSKNIDVWGMNVYRWDNPETIFAQWEKVSEKPMYLSEAGGDSYMVIEKAGYKKGVNEKAQADATLNVLKKSFTNKNICSGITLFSFTDGWWKAGDNTTQDIGGWAPNSSGVPYDGSPNEEFWGIVDIERNKKQAFKVVQTLYEEQN, encoded by the coding sequence ATGATGAAAAAAATCTTATTAATTCCTATTGTTCTATTTGTTTTAATTTCTTGTAATAAAGAAGTTAAAAGTGATGTGGTTACTGTTTCTGGAAGAAAAATAATGGTAAATAATCAACCTTATTTAATTAAAGGAATCTGTTATCATCCAGTTCCAAAAGGTTCTGATAAAAGAGATTTTGGCAATCTTACGCAAGATTTATCTTTAATGAAAGAAGCAGGAATAAACACAATTAGAGTGTATGAACCTATTGAAGAAGTTGCTGTTTTAGATGAGATTAATAAAGCAGAGATAAAAGTAATTATCGGTTTTGGCTACAATCAAGGAGGTAAAAATGATATTCTTTCGGGCACTTTTATCAATTATGTAAATAAATTCAAAAACCACAATGCAATTTTAATGTGGGAGTTAGGAAACGAATATAATTATCATCCAGAATGGTTTGAAGGTGATATTAAAAACTGGTATACAGCAATGAATGCTGCCTCAGAAATCATTCACGAAAACGATAAAAATCATCCAACAACAACAGCTCATGGAGATTTACCAGATGCATTAGCTTTATCTATGAGTAAAAATATAGATGTTTGGGGAATGAATGTTTATAGATGGGATAATCCAGAAACAATTTTTGCTCAATGGGAAAAAGTAAGCGAAAAACCAATGTATTTATCAGAAGCTGGAGGAGATAGTTATATGGTAATTGAAAAAGCAGGTTACAAAAAAGGAGTCAACGAAAAAGCACAAGCAGATGCTACTTTAAATGTTTTAAAAAAATCATTTACGAACAAAAATATCTGCTCAGGAATCACTTTATTTTCTTTTACAGACGGTTGGTGGAAAGCAGGAGATAACACCACACAAGATATTGGTGGTTGGGCACCCAACAGTTCTGGAGTTCCTTATGATGGATCACCAAATGAAGAATTTTGGGGAATTGTAGATATTGAAAGAAATAAAAAACAAGCTTTTAAAGTAGTGCAAACACTTTATGAAGAACAAAATTAA
- a CDS encoding PKD domain-containing protein, translated as MKNIKNLYIILFSLTIGFYGCQENDYEFGEIIAPSNITIEASIVGADASNPNGDGSGVVSFKTTANNAVSYKYIFNGNANVAPSGEYTYSFSKLGLNTYTVTVVASGTAGVSSSKSIEVQVLSTYSPPQELLDKLYGTGSKTWKIQSAKPGHFGLGSVGGPMNEFYGAGPNEKAGVGMYDDRYIFNSDGTFKHITDNTNDATAVNTDGTIFGRDPYIVDDLGPTSLSPNGADIENYVYSDYDATFSLSAPGGQETISLSGIGFIGYYTGGSHSYQIVDRGVPNELVLKTTDGNGQFDWWFIIVSE; from the coding sequence ATGAAAAACATAAAAAATCTATATATAATTCTATTTTCGTTAACGATTGGTTTTTACGGTTGTCAAGAAAACGATTATGAATTTGGAGAGATTATAGCTCCTTCGAACATTACAATTGAAGCAAGTATAGTTGGTGCAGACGCTTCTAATCCAAATGGAGATGGAAGTGGTGTTGTAAGTTTTAAAACGACTGCAAACAATGCCGTTTCTTATAAATACATTTTTAATGGAAATGCAAATGTGGCTCCTTCAGGAGAATACACTTACAGTTTTAGTAAATTAGGCTTAAATACCTATACTGTTACAGTTGTAGCATCAGGAACTGCAGGAGTAAGTTCTAGTAAATCTATTGAAGTTCAAGTCTTATCTACCTATTCTCCACCACAAGAATTATTAGATAAATTATATGGAACAGGTTCTAAAACTTGGAAAATTCAATCTGCAAAGCCAGGGCATTTTGGTTTAGGTTCTGTGGGTGGTCCAATGAACGAGTTTTATGGAGCAGGTCCAAATGAAAAAGCGGGTGTTGGAATGTATGACGATAGATATATCTTTAATTCAGATGGAACATTTAAACACATTACAGACAATACAAATGATGCAACAGCTGTAAATACGGATGGAACCATTTTTGGACGTGACCCTTACATTGTAGACGATTTAGGGCCAACAAGTTTATCTCCAAATGGAGCAGATATCGAAAACTATGTTTATAGCGATTATGATGCTACTTTTAGCTTATCAGCTCCTGGAGGACAAGAAACTATTTCTTTATCAGGAATTGGTTTTATTGGATATTATACTGGAGGTTCTCATAGTTACCAAATTGTAGATAGAGGAGTTCCTAACGAACTTGTTCTAAAAACAACGGATGGAAATGGACAATTCGACTGGTGGTTTATAATCGTTTCAGAATAA
- a CDS encoding SusC/RagA family TonB-linked outer membrane protein produces the protein MRKQITLLLFMFIAFCVHAQTVNVKGVVTDATTGDPLPGVSVIVKGTVKGTQTDFDGMYNISNVTTGATLVFRYLGYKETEVLVKNATVNVSLEVEAQALDEIVVIGYGTQKRAEVTGAVSVVSNETIENLKPTRIEQALQGQVAGVNITSSSGAPGAGLNIRIRGVSTNGNNNPLILLDGNVIEDLSVVNPSDIESMNVLKDATAGIYGVRGANGVILITTKKGRKNTEFKYTFNSYVGFQQTTRKIPLLNATEYALLANEAFAANGEALPFSNILSLGQGTDWQNEVFKDAIISSADINITKGTEKSTFSFGASHLDQDGIVGGSKANFNRTTAKFGFSHDILKNLKFKSSSIYTNTNRKGLPENALGSVLFNALNMPANLTPRDANGDFTLAPNTGVGIEVINPLAQTQNSFNRTWVNKFAGSYGLNYSFLDGFSAESNIQFNYAKVNSKSYTPELFYGSGKVFNTVGAASDLNDGINNSSVFESQQTYKDYTFDAFIKYEKVFNDVHDVKILLGTSVFKSEGINDSNLLGFGANGNTLEDVSVAGADSSQDNLALSNQPRQFFDSRLLSYFTRLQYNYDGKYLFSAVVRRDGSSNFGPKNKFGIFPTASIGWVASKESFLEDSEAISFLKLRASYGVIGNDRIGSFGFVSTISGEGEYVFNNQINFGTAIGALSNPEIKWERQIPLDFGIDIELFDKINITADYFNKRTEDLLLNPQVSGILGVSAPGSAGPIVNAGTVENRGFEFAIGYKERISEDFKFSMNYNFTTIKNEVLFVGSESGVLFGGSFGVGQEPPSRMEAGLPIGYYYGFKTNGIFQNQAEVDAHATQTNANPGDLRFVDQLTVDTDNDGIADATDGIINNDDKTYIGDPIADVTMGFNFSFDYKNFDFNMYAFASIGNEIVRNYERNLPLTNRPTYYLDRWTGPGTSNTFPRVTTGATGNSLFSDFYVEDGSFLRLQNIQLGYSLKNNITEQVGLSKLRFYVTANNLFTLTKYRGFDPTTSNGAPIGGGIDQGFYPTPKTFLVGLNVNF, from the coding sequence ATGAGAAAACAAATCACATTATTACTCTTTATGTTTATCGCTTTTTGTGTGCATGCACAAACTGTAAATGTAAAAGGTGTTGTTACAGATGCTACAACTGGAGATCCACTTCCTGGTGTAAGCGTAATTGTTAAAGGAACTGTTAAAGGTACTCAAACAGATTTCGATGGTATGTATAATATATCAAACGTTACTACAGGTGCAACTTTAGTATTTAGATACTTAGGTTATAAAGAAACTGAGGTATTGGTAAAAAACGCTACAGTTAATGTATCTCTAGAAGTAGAAGCACAAGCTTTAGATGAAATTGTAGTAATTGGTTATGGAACTCAAAAAAGGGCAGAAGTAACAGGTGCAGTTTCTGTGGTAAGTAACGAAACTATAGAAAACCTAAAACCAACTAGAATAGAGCAAGCTTTACAAGGACAGGTTGCAGGTGTAAATATTACATCTTCTTCTGGAGCTCCTGGTGCAGGTTTAAATATTAGAATTAGAGGTGTTTCTACAAATGGAAACAACAATCCTTTAATTTTGTTAGATGGAAACGTTATTGAAGATTTAAGTGTGGTGAATCCATCAGATATAGAATCTATGAACGTTTTAAAAGACGCAACTGCTGGTATTTATGGTGTTAGAGGTGCAAATGGTGTAATTTTAATTACTACTAAGAAAGGTAGAAAAAATACTGAATTTAAGTATACCTTTAATTCATATGTTGGTTTTCAACAAACAACTAGAAAAATTCCTTTATTAAATGCAACAGAATATGCCTTATTGGCAAATGAAGCTTTTGCTGCAAATGGAGAAGCTTTACCATTTTCTAACATTCTTAGTTTAGGACAAGGCACAGATTGGCAAAATGAAGTTTTTAAAGATGCAATTATTTCTAGTGCAGATATTAATATTACTAAAGGAACTGAAAAATCTACTTTTTCATTTGGAGCCTCTCACTTAGATCAAGATGGTATAGTTGGTGGAAGTAAAGCAAACTTCAATAGAACAACTGCTAAATTTGGTTTTAGTCACGATATTTTAAAGAATTTAAAATTTAAGTCTTCCTCTATTTACACAAATACCAATAGAAAAGGGTTGCCAGAAAATGCTTTAGGTTCAGTTTTATTTAATGCTTTAAATATGCCTGCAAATTTAACTCCTAGAGATGCAAATGGAGACTTTACATTAGCGCCAAATACTGGAGTTGGTATTGAGGTAATTAATCCTTTAGCACAAACACAAAATTCATTCAATAGAACTTGGGTAAATAAATTTGCTGGAAGTTATGGTTTAAACTATTCTTTTTTAGATGGTTTTTCTGCGGAGTCAAACATTCAATTTAATTATGCAAAAGTAAATTCTAAAAGTTATACACCAGAATTATTTTATGGTTCAGGAAAGGTGTTTAACACTGTTGGTGCAGCATCAGATTTAAATGATGGAATTAACAACTCAAGTGTTTTCGAGAGCCAGCAAACTTATAAAGATTATACTTTTGATGCTTTTATAAAATACGAGAAAGTATTTAACGATGTACATGATGTAAAAATATTGTTAGGAACATCCGTTTTTAAATCGGAAGGAATTAATGATTCTAACCTACTAGGGTTTGGTGCAAATGGAAATACTTTAGAAGATGTTAGTGTAGCTGGAGCAGATAGTTCTCAAGATAATTTAGCCCTTAGCAATCAACCAAGACAGTTTTTTGATAGTAGATTGCTATCTTACTTTACACGTTTACAGTATAATTACGATGGAAAATATTTATTCTCAGCTGTTGTAAGAAGAGATGGTTCATCTAATTTTGGACCAAAAAATAAATTCGGAATTTTTCCAACAGCATCCATTGGTTGGGTAGCTTCAAAAGAAAGTTTCTTAGAAGATTCAGAAGCAATTAGTTTTTTAAAATTAAGAGCAAGTTATGGTGTTATTGGAAATGACAGAATTGGTAGTTTCGGTTTTGTTTCAACAATTTCAGGTGAAGGAGAATATGTTTTTAACAACCAAATTAATTTTGGTACAGCAATTGGGGCCTTATCTAATCCAGAAATTAAATGGGAAAGACAAATACCTTTAGATTTTGGTATAGATATCGAATTATTTGATAAAATAAATATTACTGCAGATTATTTTAATAAAAGAACAGAAGATTTATTATTAAATCCTCAAGTTTCAGGAATATTAGGAGTTTCTGCACCAGGTTCTGCAGGGCCAATTGTAAATGCAGGAACTGTAGAAAATAGAGGTTTCGAATTTGCTATTGGTTACAAAGAAAGAATTTCCGAAGACTTTAAATTTAGTATGAACTACAACTTTACAACAATTAAAAACGAAGTTTTATTTGTTGGTAGCGAAAGTGGCGTATTATTTGGCGGATCTTTTGGCGTTGGACAAGAACCACCATCAAGAATGGAAGCAGGTTTACCAATAGGATACTATTATGGATTTAAAACCAATGGAATTTTTCAAAACCAAGCAGAAGTAGATGCTCATGCAACACAAACAAATGCAAATCCTGGAGATTTAAGATTTGTAGATCAATTAACTGTAGATACAGATAATGATGGAATTGCAGATGCTACAGATGGTATTATTAATAACGATGATAAAACATATATTGGAGACCCAATTGCAGATGTAACTATGGGATTCAATTTCTCTTTCGATTATAAAAATTTCGATTTTAACATGTATGCATTCGCATCAATTGGAAACGAAATTGTAAGAAATTACGAAAGAAACCTACCATTAACAAACAGACCAACATACTATTTAGATAGATGGACAGGTCCTGGAACTAGTAACACTTTTCCAAGAGTAACTACAGGTGCTACAGGAAATTCTTTATTCTCAGATTTTTATGTGGAAGATGGTTCTTTCTTAAGATTACAAAATATACAATTAGGATATTCTTTAAAAAACAATATTACAGAGCAAGTAGGTTTAAGTAAGTTGCGTTTTTATGTAACAGCAAATAATTTGTTTACGTTAACAAAGTATAGAGGTTTCGATCCAACAACTTCTAATGGAGCTCCAATAGGTGGAGGTATAGATCAAGGTTTTTATCCAACACCAAAGACTTTTTTAGTTGGTTTAAATGTTAATTTTTAA
- a CDS encoding glycosyl hydrolase family 17 protein: MKKVFRILVVLFILILSYSCNSKKEKTANSKTKITASDILGNPNYLAISYGGYRQKSRAVQPTIQELKDDLKILSAMNIKVLRTYNVHLAQASNLLEAIHQLKKEDTDFEMYVMLGAWIDCENSFSSENGGPNHEKENPRNAKEIETAVSLVKKYPNIVKIIAVGNEAMVKWATSYYVQPKVILKWVNHLQNLKKKGELPTDLWITSSDDFASWGGGDENYKVKELEELIKAVDYVSMHTYPYHNSHYNPSFWKVPENEEDLSDIEKIDKAMLRAFEFAKNQYKNVSKYVKSIDSTKQIHIGETGWATISNGHYGANGSRATDEYKQAKYYQLIRDFTNKNNISCFYFEAFDEQWKDANNAEGSENHFGLINLKNEAKYPLWKMVDNGVFNGLKRNGKPITKTYNGNLDSLMKSLQTPNTEYPR; this comes from the coding sequence GTGAAGAAAGTTTTTAGAATTTTAGTGGTTTTATTCATTCTAATTTTGAGTTACAGTTGTAATTCGAAAAAGGAAAAAACTGCAAATTCTAAAACGAAAATTACGGCATCAGATATTTTAGGAAACCCTAATTATTTGGCAATTTCTTATGGTGGTTATCGACAAAAGTCGAGAGCTGTTCAGCCAACAATTCAAGAATTAAAAGACGATTTAAAAATTTTATCTGCGATGAATATTAAGGTTTTAAGAACCTACAATGTTCATTTGGCACAAGCTTCTAATTTGTTGGAAGCAATTCATCAACTTAAAAAAGAAGATACAGATTTCGAAATGTATGTGATGTTGGGTGCTTGGATAGATTGCGAAAATTCTTTCAGTTCAGAAAATGGTGGCCCAAATCACGAAAAGGAAAATCCAAGAAATGCAAAAGAGATAGAAACTGCAGTTTCTTTAGTTAAGAAATACCCAAATATTGTAAAAATTATTGCAGTTGGTAACGAAGCAATGGTAAAATGGGCAACCAGTTATTATGTGCAGCCAAAAGTGATTTTAAAATGGGTAAATCACCTTCAAAATTTAAAGAAAAAAGGAGAATTACCAACAGATTTATGGATTACTTCTTCAGACGATTTTGCTTCTTGGGGTGGAGGAGATGAGAACTATAAAGTGAAAGAATTAGAAGAATTGATAAAAGCTGTAGATTATGTTTCTATGCACACATATCCTTATCATAATTCACATTACAACCCTTCTTTTTGGAAAGTTCCAGAAAATGAAGAAGATTTGAGCGACATCGAAAAAATAGACAAAGCAATGTTAAGAGCGTTTGAATTTGCAAAAAATCAATATAAAAATGTTTCGAAATACGTAAAAAGTATTGATAGCACAAAACAAATTCATATTGGAGAAACTGGTTGGGCAACAATTTCAAACGGACATTATGGAGCAAATGGTTCCAGAGCTACAGACGAATATAAGCAAGCTAAATATTATCAATTAATTAGAGATTTTACCAATAAAAATAACATTTCGTGTTTTTATTTTGAAGCTTTTGATGAGCAGTGGAAAGATGCAAATAATGCAGAAGGTTCAGAAAATCATTTTGGATTGATAAATCTTAAGAATGAAGCCAAATATCCTTTATGGAAAATGGTGGATAATGGCGTTTTTAATGGATTGAAAAGAAATGGAAAACCAATTACAAAAACATATAATGGAAATCTGGATAGTTTAATGAAAAGTTTACAAACACCAAATACAGAGTATCCAAGATAA
- a CDS encoding glycoside hydrolase family 16 protein, translating to MKLFKTKFYLTIIASFLLLSCGSSEGGGEVIIDNSIIPTNLTIAVAVVGVSKANPSGDGSGEIKLTVSAKDAIRYKVKFGDGNETESTSGNIDYTYTNVGSNKYTIEVIAFSKTDDFVSDFIQQEVFVSVNGLKLVWSDNFDSDGAPDPTKWTYDLGRGSNGWGNNESQFYTKRTENVTISNGTLKIKAKKENFSGANYTSARLKTQGLYNFTYGRVEIRAKLPSTKGTWPALWTLGSNINSVSWPNCGEIDIMEHIGNELGRVQSATHTPSSFANTQNKGATFSNSTSTAFHIYELRWTEEKLEFLFDGELYYTYNPSVKNSSTWPFNSSQFLIMNVAIGGTLGGNIDASFTEDVMEIDYIKVYQ from the coding sequence ATGAAATTATTCAAAACAAAATTTTATCTAACAATAATTGCTTCTTTCTTATTACTTTCTTGCGGAAGTTCGGAAGGAGGAGGAGAAGTAATTATTGACAATTCCATTATTCCAACAAATTTAACTATTGCTGTTGCTGTTGTAGGAGTTTCTAAAGCAAACCCTTCTGGAGATGGTTCTGGAGAGATAAAACTTACAGTTTCTGCAAAAGACGCAATTCGTTACAAAGTAAAATTTGGCGATGGAAATGAAACAGAATCAACCTCTGGAAATATAGATTATACTTACACAAATGTGGGGTCAAATAAATATACAATAGAAGTAATTGCATTTTCCAAAACCGACGATTTTGTGAGCGATTTTATTCAACAAGAAGTTTTTGTTTCTGTGAATGGATTAAAGTTAGTTTGGTCAGATAATTTTGATTCAGATGGTGCTCCAGACCCAACAAAATGGACTTACGATCTTGGAAGAGGCAGTAATGGTTGGGGTAATAATGAGTCTCAATTTTACACAAAAAGAACAGAAAATGTTACGATTAGTAATGGAACTCTAAAAATTAAAGCCAAGAAAGAGAATTTTTCCGGAGCAAATTATACATCAGCAAGATTAAAAACGCAAGGGTTATATAATTTTACCTATGGTCGTGTAGAAATTAGAGCAAAGTTACCTTCAACAAAAGGAACTTGGCCAGCACTATGGACATTGGGTTCTAACATTAATTCTGTTAGTTGGCCAAATTGTGGTGAAATAGATATAATGGAGCATATTGGTAACGAATTAGGTAGAGTACAAAGTGCAACACACACACCTTCAAGTTTTGCAAATACACAAAATAAAGGAGCCACTTTTTCTAACAGTACATCAACTGCTTTTCATATCTACGAATTAAGATGGACAGAAGAAAAATTAGAATTTTTATTCGATGGAGAATTGTATTACACATATAATCCATCAGTAAAAAATAGTAGTACTTGGCCTTTTAATTCTAGCCAATTCTTAATAATGAATGTTGCTATTGGAGGTACTTTAGGAGGAAATATAGATGCCTCTTTTACTGAAGATGTTATGGAAATAGATTACATAAAAGTTTATCAATAA
- a CDS encoding RagB/SusD family nutrient uptake outer membrane protein, with protein MKKLNIKFLATIMLLVGLTACSDDFVNVESQAENSEDYFNSEEDYQNALVGAYDLLQSTYLNALLGEIASDNTLAGGESATDVIGIQEVDDMVHTPVNQQLRDIWGWMFSGVNRTNYILEFQDKTDFAGKDQVIAQARFLRAYYYFELVKWFGDVPLVVDQRILFGDQFTVDRTPKAEVYAQIEKDLIFAANTLPYIQAETGRVTRGAAQALLGKAYLYQNKFDEAAGILDTLITQGPHALVTDATRFMNLFENDNENSVESVFEVQYTEIQGAGFDCLQCSEGNVAVGFSGVRGYNGQDFTSGFSFNVPVQELVDAFEMGDRRIDVAILDIEAWSQQTGATFDKGYEHTGYFNRKYLPRKRGADAQGDRNLTNPNNYRAIRFADVLLMAAEAFNKSTIPNDVKARGYLNQVRQRAFGDMLHNVSSSGSALTEDVYKERRVELAGEGHRFFDLVRTGKAAQEINGFVAGKHELFPIPSIEIQLAGNRWSQNPNY; from the coding sequence ATGAAAAAATTAAACATAAAATTTTTAGCAACAATTATGTTACTTGTAGGTTTAACTGCTTGTAGCGATGATTTTGTAAATGTAGAATCTCAGGCAGAAAATTCTGAAGATTATTTCAATTCAGAAGAAGATTACCAAAATGCACTAGTAGGAGCATACGATTTATTACAATCTACATACTTAAATGCACTTTTAGGAGAAATTGCTTCAGACAATACATTAGCAGGTGGCGAAAGCGCAACAGATGTAATAGGAATCCAAGAAGTAGATGATATGGTACACACACCAGTAAATCAACAACTAAGAGATATTTGGGGGTGGATGTTCTCTGGAGTTAATAGAACGAACTACATTTTAGAGTTTCAAGATAAAACAGATTTTGCAGGAAAAGATCAAGTAATTGCACAAGCAAGATTTTTAAGAGCTTACTATTATTTTGAATTGGTAAAATGGTTTGGAGATGTTCCATTAGTAGTAGATCAAAGAATATTATTCGGAGATCAATTTACTGTAGATAGAACTCCAAAAGCAGAAGTATATGCACAAATTGAAAAAGATTTAATATTTGCAGCAAATACTTTACCATATATTCAAGCAGAAACAGGTAGAGTAACTAGAGGTGCAGCACAAGCATTACTAGGAAAAGCTTATTTATATCAAAATAAATTTGATGAAGCTGCAGGAATTTTAGATACTTTAATTACACAAGGACCTCATGCTTTAGTAACAGATGCTACTAGATTTATGAACCTATTTGAAAATGATAACGAAAACAGTGTAGAGTCAGTTTTTGAAGTTCAATACACAGAAATTCAAGGAGCAGGTTTTGATTGTTTACAATGTAGTGAAGGTAATGTAGCAGTAGGATTTAGTGGTGTAAGAGGCTATAATGGACAAGATTTTACATCAGGATTTAGTTTTAACGTTCCTGTACAAGAATTAGTAGATGCTTTCGAAATGGGAGATAGAAGAATAGATGTTGCAATTTTAGATATTGAAGCTTGGTCTCAACAAACTGGAGCAACTTTTGATAAAGGTTACGAGCATACTGGATACTTCAATAGAAAATATTTACCAAGAAAAAGAGGTGCAGATGCTCAAGGAGACAGAAACTTAACAAACCCAAATAATTATAGAGCAATACGTTTTGCAGATGTTTTATTAATGGCTGCAGAAGCTTTTAATAAAAGTACAATTCCAAATGATGTAAAAGCACGAGGATACTTAAATCAGGTAAGACAACGTGCTTTCGGAGATATGTTACACAATGTTTCTTCATCAGGTTCAGCTCTAACAGAAGATGTTTATAAAGAAAGAAGAGTAGAGTTAGCAGGAGAAGGGCATCGTTTTTTCGACTTGGTTAGAACAGGTAAAGCAGCTCAAGAAATTAACGGTTTTGTTGCAGGTAAGCACGAATTGTTTCCAATTCCATCAATCGAAATTCAATTAGCTGGAAATAGATGGTCTCAAAATCCTAATTATTAA
- a CDS encoding glycoside hydrolase family 30 protein yields the protein MMMSCESNSKKLSVEVFETSESGNKLTKISNFNTNENASIIKLDTSKTFQTITGFGGAFTESSAYLLNRLSKKNRDTILQAYFSKDGANYSLTRTHMNSCDFSLSQYSYSPVEDDMELEHFTIKEDKDDLIPMIKDAMKVSEDGFKIFASPWTAAPWMKDNKKWVGGKLLSKYYDTWALFFSKYIDAYKEEGIDIWGFTVENEPLGNGNNWESMHYSPDEMTNFVKNHLGPKLDEDYPNVKILGYDQNREHLKEWVDSQFKNEETSKYFDGTAIHWYASTYDFFAEELQYAHHKAPNKYLIETEGCIDSQVPEWKNDAWYWKKEATDWGWDWAPEKDKHLHPKYAPVNRYARDIIGCLNNWVDGWVDWNMVLDKQGGPNWFKNWCVAPVIVDPEKDEVYFTPLYYTMAHFSKYIRPEAKVIGLENSDKDLQVTAVENQDGSIAVVVFNEGKIAKDFKLQFGEKETAIHISAQALQTIIISNKN from the coding sequence ATGATGATGAGTTGCGAAAGTAATAGCAAAAAATTATCTGTTGAAGTTTTTGAAACTTCAGAAAGCGGAAATAAGTTAACAAAAATTTCTAATTTTAATACAAATGAAAATGCTTCAATTATAAAGTTAGATACTTCTAAAACTTTCCAAACCATTACTGGTTTTGGAGGAGCTTTTACTGAATCTTCTGCTTATTTACTTAATCGATTAAGTAAAAAAAATAGAGATACTATTCTACAAGCTTATTTTTCAAAAGACGGTGCAAATTATTCATTAACTAGAACGCACATGAATTCTTGTGATTTTTCTTTGTCTCAATATTCATATTCACCAGTTGAAGATGACATGGAATTAGAACATTTTACAATTAAAGAAGATAAAGACGATTTAATTCCGATGATAAAGGATGCAATGAAAGTGTCTGAAGATGGTTTTAAAATATTCGCTTCTCCTTGGACAGCTGCTCCTTGGATGAAAGATAACAAAAAATGGGTTGGAGGAAAATTACTATCAAAATATTATGATACATGGGCACTTTTCTTTTCAAAATATATAGACGCTTATAAGGAAGAGGGAATAGATATTTGGGGTTTTACAGTAGAAAATGAACCTTTAGGAAATGGGAATAATTGGGAATCTATGCATTATTCTCCTGATGAAATGACCAATTTTGTTAAAAATCATTTAGGACCAAAATTAGACGAAGATTATCCAAATGTAAAGATTTTAGGATATGATCAAAATAGAGAACATTTAAAAGAATGGGTAGATTCTCAATTTAAAAACGAGGAAACCTCTAAATATTTTGATGGAACAGCCATTCATTGGTATGCAAGTACTTATGATTTTTTTGCAGAAGAATTACAATACGCACATCATAAAGCCCCAAATAAATACTTAATAGAAACAGAAGGTTGTATCGATTCTCAGGTTCCAGAATGGAAAAACGATGCTTGGTATTGGAAAAAAGAAGCAACAGATTGGGGTTGGGATTGGGCTCCAGAAAAAGACAAACATTTGCATCCAAAATATGCGCCAGTTAATAGATATGCAAGAGATATTATTGGTTGCTTAAATAATTGGGTAGATGGTTGGGTAGACTGGAACATGGTTTTAGACAAACAAGGAGGCCCAAATTGGTTTAAAAATTGGTGTGTGGCTCCTGTAATTGTAGATCCAGAAAAAGATGAAGTTTATTTTACGCCACTTTATTATACAATGGCTCATTTTAGTAAATATATTAGACCAGAGGCTAAAGTTATAGGTTTAGAGAATTCTGATAAAGATTTACAAGTTACAGCAGTTGAAAATCAAGATGGTTCGATAGCAGTTGTTGTTTTCAATGAAGGAAAAATTGCGAAGGATTTCAAATTACAATTTGGCGAAAAAGAAACTGCAATACATATAAGTGCACAAGCATTACAAACAATTATAATATCAAATAAAAATTAA